The segment GGGGACTGGGCTTGCCCGGCGCGTCGCTGGTTCCCGACGGCCCTTTCCCGGCAGCTGGGCAGGGCCGCTTGGGCAATAAGCTCACCGCAGCCTGGGGCTGCCGTGTAGCTCCAGCTTTCCCAAAGAACCTCTGCAGGATTTGTCCCTCAGCATCTCCATTAGGCGTGTGTGGAAGCAGCAGTGCTTACAGTCCTGGAGGAAGGAAGCGTGTCTCTGTGGATCTGCTGGTGGGATGTGTGACAGCTTGAGGGATCGGGGCGGTGGAGAGAGCGGGGGAGGATGTGGAGAGGCTGCAGCTCAGTTCTTGCACCGGCAGGTGCTCGCAGGAGAGGCTGTTGGGCCAGGCAGTGCTGTTTGGGGCCAGTTCCTCATTTGTTTGCTTATCTGGGGAGTAGCTGTCACACGTAGTAAGCCAGAGGGCCCTTTCTTCTGCCGTGGAGTTGCAAAAGTGAGGCTCACCTCGGAAGCCTGTTGTCTCAAATGGAAGCGGAACAGAGAAGAGAATCCCCCCTCAGCATGCAGGGCTGTGTGACTTGCCATGACATTTTGGTGTCCTGCTAGATGAACAAGAGGACCGGGCAGCCGATGATACACCTCTACATTGACAAAGAAACCGGCAAGCCAAAAGGAGATGCCACGGTATCTTACGATGACCCATCTACTGCCAAAACAGCTGTCGAATGGTTTGATGGTGAGCATGTGGGCTGTGTTTTGTGATGGATTTGCTTCATGACTTAAATTTGTGTCTGGCAGAAGTCAGCAGTTCTGTCCTCCGCATGGAGGCCGGTAGAGATTTAAGGCTAGCTCCAGACAGTCAAGCTCTTGCCTAAAAAGTTCCTAGTTTTAACTGGAACAGGTAAGCCTGGTACTTGGGTTGTGCTTGTCCCCAGTCACCCAGGCTTCTGTCACCTGCTGGGTTCTGCAGCTGAGTTTCTCTTAGCCCCACGGGTGGAGTTTTGCCCTCCTGCTATCTTTGATGGGCGATGTTTTCCGTGCGGTCAGGGACTGCGTGTGTGCCGCAGCAAGATGTGGGTGATACCAGGGTCTGGTGAAGAGTGGAACCCCCTGGCTCGCAGTGAGGCTCTTGCCCTTGTGTTCCTCCTAGGGAAGGATTTCCAGGGGAGCAAGCTGAAGGTTACCCTCACGCGGAAGAAGGGCCCCATGAACAGCATGAGGGGCGGGATGCCGCCACGTGAGCAGCGGGGAATGCCTCCCCCTCTCCGCGGAGGTAACGTCCGGCTCCCCCGGGCCCCAGAGGGGCCACGTCCTCCAGCCGTGGCTCGTTTCTGGCCCTAACACAGCCTTCCTTGCAGGTCCGGGGGGGCCTGGTggcccgggggggcccggcggcccGAGCGGCCCCATGGGCCGGATGGGAGGCAGAGGTGGAGACAGGGGCGGCTTCTCCTCCCGAGGACCGCGGGGATCCAGGGGGAACCCCTCCGGCGGGAGCGTCCAGCACCGAGCCGGCGACTGGCAGTGCCCCAACCCGTGAGTACCCCGCTGCGGGCCCCGCGTGAAACCCCCTCCCCGGGCAGGTACCCGCACCGTGCCGCGTGTCACCGCGTCACCGCAGGCACACGAGGGCCTGGCACCTGCGGAACCGCCCCAGGGCGGGGAGAGAGCCTCAGTCTGTTAACTCAGAGCGCCGCAGGGGACCTTTGGTTTGAGGTGCTGGCCAAGACAAATAGGTCCTTCTCAAAATAACTTGCTGGGCCTTCAAGAAGTTCCTTCCACCGTGCTGCGGGCTTGCTCCGGGACTTGCTCCAGGTCCTGCTGACCAGCTTTTGTGTTTCCTGTGCCCGGACATTGTGTTGCTAGTGGCCACGCAACGCTTCTGAGCATTACCTAACCAGGAACGTGTTCCCGGTCTTTGCtgactgtttgtttgttttttaacctaGGGGATGTGGAAACCAGAACTTTGCCTGGAGAACAGAGTGCAATCAGTGCAAGGCTCCTAAACCGGAAGGGTTTCTGCCACCCCCGTTTCCCCCTCCAGGTACATGCGTGATAGAGTTCacggctgggctgggctggtggcACCGAGGTTTCCAGGACCGCCGTGAGGGCAGTAAGCTGCCCCAGGCACAGTTTTGGGGGTGTTTAGGGagtggctgctcccagccccgagAGCTGCTGGGGAATCATCCCTCTTCTGAGCTGTGAGGCAGAGGCTGGGACTGCTCTGACCTCAGCCTCTCCCACGCCTTCCTGAGCTGCCAAGTCTCTTCCTTGGGGCTGTCGCTGGCACTTCAGTTCCCCGCAGCACCGCTTTGACCTCATTACTCCCGGGCAGTGCCCTCTTAACGAGCCTCCTGGCTCTCGAGGAGACTTCCTTGCCACAATCCATCAGCCACTTGGGTCCCCCCCAAGCCCGGCCAGCACCTTGCTCCGTTTGGTTCTGCAGCCCGGGTGTAACAACCACCGTGTGTGCGGGCAGGACAGCACGCACCTCCTGTCCGCAGCCTCGTTTGCCCTGTTTGCCCTCGGgccccaccagctcctgctcctcgcCCCGTTTCAGCGCCAGCTACGTGTGCCCCGGGACATCCCtggccggggaggggacgggtTGGAAAGCCTGGAGCGGTGTCTGGCCTCGGCAGGCTCTGGCTCCGGTTGCTCCgagctttttcctttcctccaggaGGAGACCGCGGCcgaggcggccccggggggaTGCGAGGCGGAAGAGGAGGGGGCCTCATGGACCGCGGGGGACCCGGTGGCATGTTCAGAGGTGGCCGCGGCGGAGACAGAGGCGGATTCAGAGGAGGCCGGGGCATGGATCGAGGTGGCTATGGAGGAGGGGGACGGCGAGGAGGAGGACCTGGAGGCCCGCCTGGACCGCTTATGGACCAGATGGGAGGCGGAGGCAGAGGCGGAAGGCGTGGAGGACCAGGAAAGATGGACAAGTACGTAGGGGAGCGGGATGGGGGCCATGAGGGATCTGCTCTGCGAAGAGCAGGGTgggagggaggtgctgggtCATGGGGAGAGTCACGGGGAGACCCCAAACTCTGGAAATCGACACGGGGTGGTTCTGGAGCCCCCGGCTGGGAGGGACGCCCCGCTGCCACGACTGACCCAGCCTCTCTGCTTGCAGGGGTGAGCACCGCCAGGAGCGCAGAGACCGGCCCTACTAGAGGCAGACCCCGCAGAGCTGCATTTACtaccagatttattttttaaaccagaaaatgttttaaatttataattCCATATTTATAATGTTGGCCACAACATTATGATTATTCCTTGTCTGTACTTTAGTATTTTTCACCGTTTGTGGAGAAACATTAAAACCAAGTTCAACGGTAGCGTGCCgagttattttttccctccccccttttaaaaatggttGTTTAACTCAGACTAAACCGATGCGAACCCTTTGTTGTGAGCATGCTCGTATCATCGTGTGCCACCCCCCGGAGGTGGCGACTAACTGTAACGATGTTAATGGTtgtgatgtttttttaaaaataaaattcccgATGTTTATAAACGTACCACTTCTGGCCTCTCTTGAGCACGTCCCCCTGGAGCACCGGCCCTGCGAGCGAGCTGGGACCAGCAGCGGGCTGCATCCTGCAggtgagagctgctgcctggaggagcacgctgagggagctgcagcccctgtcGGCCCTCCTGCGCCTCGGGGGGGCGGTGGGCCTGCGTCCCCCTTGATCAAGGACCCTGAAACCACAGCAGAGCTTTCTCCTGGGTCTACCGGGCACCTGTGGGGTCCAGCTCATGCTAACCATCTccccctgggggggctgcaggagctccttGGGGCCCTGCCCTCGCTGCCGTGAGCCAGTGCCAGCACCCAGGTGTGGCTCAGCTTGGGGCTGGGTGGCAGAGCCCCGACACAGCCCCGGGGCACAGCGCTTCCCTGCGCAGCGATGGAGTGGGGCtggaagcagggctggggacaaggAGCCTGCGGGAGTGGGGGGGTTGCAGGCTGTGTGTCCCTGGCACCCCAGGGATCTCCCTTTGCTTTCATCCCCATGGGGACGCCGAGGGTTGGGGTGACACGGggatcctgctgctgcagctgggccttgcccctgccaccagcctggagggcccccagccctgctgcagcgagtggctgctctgcccctgcctcagtttccccctctcggtggggctggggccaaATCCTGTTCCCGCACTGAGCCACCACGAGGTGCGAGGTCTGGATGGTGCCTGTGTTCCTGCCTCCCCACGGCCACGTCCCCTTCATGTCCCCACGGCTGTGTCCCCCTGTGTTTGCGTCCCTCTGTGGCCATAGCCCTGTGTCCCTGTAGATGTCCCCCCCGTGTTGGCATATCCCTGTGGCCAtacccccccccgtgtccctgtccccctgtgGCCACATCCCCATCATCCCATacctgcccctgtccctgtccccctgtgGCCTCATCACCCCATGtttgtgcccccccatgtccctgtccccccctgCCCACGTTCCCCTGTGGCCACATCCCCATCATCccacacccccatgtccccatacccctgcccccccgtgtccctgccccCCCACGTTCAaatccccccatgtccccctagatgtcccccccccccaacgctGACATGTCCCTGCGgccacccccccctttttcatgtccccccatgtccccatccccgtcaTCCCATcccccgtgtccctgccccCCCGAATTCacaccccccgtgtccccacggatccccccccccacctccctgtgGCCACCCCCCCCGTgtccgtgtccccccgtgtccccatccccctgccccccccgccgccccccccggtcccgccgccccccccggccgtgcccccgcccccgccgctcccATCCCGGCCCTTTCTGGGCCGGCTCCAACTTCCCggccgggcgcggcggcggcggcggcggcggcggggctgcggtgGGGGCGCTCGGCCCGGTTCGGCCCCGGTTCGGCCCCGGTTCGGCCCCGGTTGggccccgctcggccccgggggccgccggcggatggcggcgggggcgcggggccgggtggcggcggcggggcccccccccggcggtcagagcccggcccggcccggcccggcggcagcggcccgcggcggggagcggcgcggggggAGCGGAGCGCGGGGCCGGTGAgtgcgggccgggggggggccggggggggaaggggggctggggggggctgcgtCCGGCCcgggtccccgtgccccccccccccatcccccggTCGGCATCTGCCGCGCAGGTGCTGCCcctcccccgaccccccccccccgccacggACCCCCCCTGCTCCGGcagtgagacccccccccaaaaatggaCCCCCAGTTTGAGAGCTCGCCCCTCCCCCTGttaacctccccccccccagcacagcgcccCCCCTCCAGCAGACaccaccccaagaccccccccccgtacccctcCAGGGCACCCCCTGTCAGAGCCACCCCCCGGCAGacaccaccccaaaacccccccattccccccgggcacagccccactgccccccccggACACCCCCGTgtcagtgccccccccagcagggacCCCCGGGGTgaggggttggggtggggggggctctcCCCAGGGGTGGGGGCTCACTGGCtcttgtgaccccccccccaatgtcccccctcccccaatgcagcccccccagccccacgttACACCCCCACAGGGttgcttttggggggggtctccctggaccccccccccccaagggtcCCTCCAGGAGGCACCCAGGGTGCTGGCAGCCGGGTGGGTGGGTGCCACCCACGATGACTGGGCAGctttgggatggggggggcagtggggacatCAACCCcatcggggggggggcacacagcaCAGCGGGGTGACGCGGGGCAGAGGGGACACGATGGGGGTCCCGCAGGCGGCGGTGACATCCCCCTGCCCATGGGAcgctgggcggggggggcaccgggcgggGGGAGGCTGTGCTTCagaaggagctgctgcgggGGGTGCAGGgtctgagcccccccccagtccctaacgacacccgctgcccccccagctCGCCATGGCCGACCAGAGCAACATCCAGTCGGCCGCCTCCAAGAGCATCCGCCCGTTCCGCTCCAGCGAGGAGTACCTGTACGCCATGAAGGAGGACCTGGCCGAGTGGTTCAACACCCTCTACGAGCTGGACGTGCAGGCCGACACCTTCCTGGAGAGCCTGGAGACGGGCTGCGCCCTCTGCCAGCACGCCAACAACGTCAACCGCAGCGCCGGGGACTTCCAGCGGCGGCacccggccgccgccgcccgcatGCGTGTCCCCCGGCGCGAGGTGGTCTTCCAGGCCCGCAACGTGGCGCCCGGCTCCTTCATCGCCCGCGACAATGTTTCCAACTTCATCCAGTGGTGCCGGCAGGACCTGGGCATCCAGGACGTCCTCATGTTCGAGACCAACGACCTGGTGCTGAAGAAGAATGAGAAGAACTTTGTCCTCTGCCTGCTGGAGGTGGCCCGGCGGGGCGCCAAGTTCGGCATGCTGGCCCCCATGCTGATCCAGATGGAGGAGGAGATCGAGGAGGAGATGCGGGACCAAACGGCCTCCGGCGCGCTGGGCGTGCACCACGAGGGCCGGGCCTCGCGCTCCCAGGCCCTCGCCTCGGCCGGCGGGGCGCAGCGCCTGGCCCTGTGCGACCTGAGGAACCTGGACGAGCTGGTGAGCAGCGCGGCCACCGGGCGGCCTCGTGTGGGCGAGGGCCTCCGCGTCCTCCGGCGGGGAGGTCTGGCCTTGGGAGGTTCTCTCTAGCCACCCAACGGGGAGCTCTGTGGCCCATGGGAGGTCCTGTCTAGCCACCCAGCGGAGCTGTATGGCCCATAGGATGGCCTCTCCATCCACCCAACGAGGAGCTCTATGGCACATGGGGGGTCCTGTCTAGCTACCCAACGGGAGCTCTATGGCCCATAAGACGGCCTCTCTATCCACCCAACGGGGATCTCTATGGCCCATGGGAGGTCCTGTCTAGCTACCCAATGGGAGCTCTATGGCCCATGGGATGGCCTCTCCATCCACCCAACGGGGAGCTCTATGACCTATGGGAGGTCCTCTCTAGCCACCCAAGAAGGATCTCTATGGCCCATAGGAGGTCCTCCATCCACCCAATGGGGAGCTCTGTGACCCATGGGAGGTCCTGTCTAGCCACCCAACGGGGAGCTCTATGACCTATGGGAGGTCCTCTCTAGCCACCCAAGAAGGATCTCTATGGCCCATAGGAGGTCCTCCATCCACCCAACGGGGAGCTCTATGGCCCATGGGAGGTCCTCTCTATCCACCCAACGGGGATCTCTATGGCCCGTAGGATGGCCTCTCCATCCACCCAACCCGGACCTCTGTGACCCATGGCAGGTCTCTCCATCCACCCGCCCGGGCTCCCAGCAGCCCATGGGAGGTCCTCCCGGTGCGCCCAACGGGAGCTCTACGGCCCGTGGGAGGTCCTCTCCGTGCACCCAACCAGGCTCTCCGTGCTCTGTGGGAGGTCCTCCCCGTGTGCCCAACCAGGCTCTGGCCAGCCCACGGGGTGCCTGCGCTACCCACCCAGCCAGGCTCTGCGGTCCGTGGGAGgtccccggccgccccgctgGGCTCCGTGCCCTCCCGGCGCCGGGGAAGGGCTATTTCGGGGGCTGAGGCCATAATCGCAGGGAGGACGTGGGTGtcaccgccaccaccacctcctcccacGGATGTGGGGCTGCCACCCCGCGGTGGCCTCCCCGGGGACATCAGgaggggcgccggggggggcacacggcACCGCGGGCGGCTCAGCCGGGATTAGCGCCGTGCTGGGCGCAGGATCCGGCCCGTGCGCAGGGTGGATTAACGcggccggggaggggcggggggccctgccctcccctgacccccccatcccctaatCCCAAAGCCGTTTTTTAATCGAAACCCCGATTCCTCCCTAAGTCCCGCAGCCTGACGCAGCTcggggagggaggcggggggggggacatgggggtgctgctgcccccccaccccgggcacCCCACCTGCCCCGGTCCCCCCGCcgggtgctgccagccccgggTGCATTTTTCCGGGCTGCGTAATGCCTCGCCATGGGCTTTTATGGGCAGCGATGGAGCCAGGGAGGAGCCTGCATCCGGCCTGGCCCAGCCACCGCACCGGGGGACGGGTCCCCAGGGGGGGCAGCGCtcgtccccacgtccccagggcTCGGGGTCAGGCCCCGTGGCTCCCCGCtgcccgcagcctccccccgtgcctcagtttccccacggCTGAGGGGCTCGTGGGGGGGGCCGCATCCTGGCCTGGCTGGAGGAGAAAGatgggcaggaaggaggaattgcacaaaaaaataagaataaaaaagaggaattgCTAAAAAATGAGCAAACAGGAGGGGTTGGCGAAGCCAGAGAGGTgcaggtgctgggggcaccGTCACAGCAGCACCCACCCCTCGGGCCGGGTCCGTGCTGATGCCGAACCCCAGCTGGGGCTTAGCCCAGGCACAAAAGGGGTGTGCCAgggggtccctgtccccaaatccccccccccccccccgagccccctgtgtccccaggctGTGCCCCTGTGCCCCGCCACTCCTCCAGCcagggcaggatgcggccgcgtccccgcgtcccccggCGTGGACCGGTGCCTAATCCCTGACGTCAGCCCCGCGGCTTCCCGGCCCCACGGGCGCGGGCGGACTGGGACGGGGGACGGCGGGGGTCCACAGCCCCTTTGGGGACCTCCCCCGCCGTGGGGCACAGCCTCGCCGCCCCCCAACATCCTCGCTTGTTTTTATCCGTGCCAAGAATTAAAGCTTTCCTGAGTGGAAAAACCCACCCCGGGGACACGCCTGGGAGCCGCAGGAGGATTCTGGGGCttttttaattctcctttttttttttttttttttaaacggcTGTTTTCGGTGCCCGGCTGTGGGAAGTCCCTGGGGCCCCTCTCCCAGGGAGGCTCTGTGGGCGCTGCGGCCCccgtgggtgccccccagcccggggggcACACGGGATGGGAGCTGCTcggctccccccccgcccccggttGTGGCCGGGGCACGCAgccaggttttggggtggggggggctgacgggggggggggtctcgtcTGTCTGCCCACAGGTGCGGGAGATCCTGGGCTGCTGCACGTGCCCGTCCCAGTTCCCCATGGTCAAAGTCTCAGAGGGTAAATACAAAGTGGGAGACTCCAACGCGCTGATCTTTGTTCGAGTAAGAGCCGCCGCaccccacctcctgctgcttcccctgcctgcgatggggggggggggcctggggaccCATCCTgtgcggtgctggggggggtcccgtccATGGGGGGAACCCCAGGAGGGTCGGGGTTTGGTGCCCCGGGGctcagtgcccccagccccgggtgGGGACGGGATTTATCGTTccccacaaccaccccccccccgcctcccttTGGGGACCTGGTGGGGGCTCCCCCCGCACCCTGGGGGTCCATGATgccattttggggggttttggggttttggggctgaCGGCGCGCCCCCCGCCCAGGTGCTGAGGAGCCACGTGATGGTGCGCGTCGGCGGCGGCTGGGACACGCTGGAGCATTACCTGGACAAGCACGACCCGTGCCGCTGCGCCTCCCTCTGTGAGTGCCCCCCcggtccccaaagccccccgctCACCCCCCCGCGGGGCCGTTTCGCCTCTCCTGTCCCCCTGCGGGGCCGTTTCCCCGTGGGGCGGCCTGCGCGGGGCTCTGATCCGGCTGAAACgggggaaaatgagaaaagtttgTTCCCGCTTTCGGCCAAATCAATTCACCCCCAGAAAAGGCCCCGGGTCCCGGCACTGcgcgaggggctgggggcgggtGGGACGGGGCGagcaccccctgacccccccccccccgcgtccctTTTCCCTTGCAGCCCACCGcctgccccccgcccgccccccggccTTCTCCCCGCAGAAAGCAGccgccagccccagcgcccCGCGCCGTGCCGAGCCCGCCTGCCccggggaccgggaccgggaccgggaccgggaccgggaccggcgGCTCCCCGttgccgggggctgccccccgcccaGCGGCATCCCGAAGCCGGCGGCCGGTGCCGTCCTGCCCCCGCGGGTCCCCGCGCACGGCTCCGCCAGCCCGTCCAGGAGCCCCGGCGGCGCCCTCAGGTAGGGCTCAGCGCCCATGGGtgctgctcggggggggggggcaggaaaccggggggggggcggggccccACGGGGACCGAGCGGCACcacagtgccccccccccccccgcctcacTGCGCAGGCGCGGTGCGCGCGGCCCGGATGGGCGGGGCTTcgcgaggccacgcccactGCTGAGATTGacaggagggggctgggggtggggggggtaatggggggtaatggggggtaatgggggtgtaatggg is part of the Anser cygnoides isolate HZ-2024a breed goose chromosome 17, Taihu_goose_T2T_genome, whole genome shotgun sequence genome and harbors:
- the GAS2L1 gene encoding GAS2-like protein 1, whose product is MADQSNIQSAASKSIRPFRSSEEYLYAMKEDLAEWFNTLYELDVQADTFLESLETGCALCQHANNVNRSAGDFQRRHPAAAARMRVPRREVVFQARNVAPGSFIARDNVSNFIQWCRQDLGIQDVLMFETNDLVLKKNEKNFVLCLLEVARRGAKFGMLAPMLIQMEEEIEEEMRDQTASGALGVHHEGRASRSQALASAGGAQRLALCDLRNLDELVREILGCCTCPSQFPMVKVSEGKYKVGDSNALIFVRVLRSHVMVRVGGGWDTLEHYLDKHDPCRCASLSHRLPPARPPAFSPQKAAASPSAPRRAEPACPGDRDRDRDRDRDRRLPVAGGCPPPSGIPKPAAGAVLPPRVPAHGSASPSRSPGGALRPRDPAPARARRHSGDSDSSSVSSVSSAGPPRGHRPAAPAAPSPRRQPPGRSRSGDRSPLPLRKPPAGLGDERGRPRVPNGPGTGPPRARSQGRPGAEAVLLIRRGRDGQHSWARTDGGTRTPARVPAPRRSSLPGGAGRDRDRDRDGDGDGDAFQEELEELVRRLRAPLRLEPGQEQQLLGRLEEEFLANTRLMELEDGEPSPPAARPTQGTPEPGGGAAADSAYCSSSSSSSSLNVFGKHGGAGPPPAAPHPQEGSGGHGRPSSSSDESSLVPASGAESDLEWVPAEEEEDDEGPGDAGMPGVPCPAPPAPRPRAKPRLDTQPGKKPSRIPTPRPPGGPQPWRALQSVLSSLLEPPWAPREAEGLEEDAWP